A genomic stretch from Chloroflexota bacterium includes:
- a CDS encoding VOC family protein, whose amino-acid sequence MTDRMSPRDFHEADGVADWRVIGDGACVYFRTGSFAESARLVQAIGEVKGVGEHPPAVDVREGGVTICLITVANDYMGMTQSDLELARQISAVARGLGFSADPAAVQSLLVIPGAPVIADVMPFWRAILGYEPRADSPDEDLVDPLGRGPAFWFESMDEPRPGGGGAIHLAIWVPHDQAEARIAAALAAGGRMVRDEFAPSWWTLADAAGNEADIATTMGRD is encoded by the coding sequence ATGACCGACCGGATGTCGCCGCGCGACTTTCACGAGGCCGATGGCGTCGCGGACTGGCGCGTCATCGGCGACGGCGCCTGCGTCTACTTCCGCACGGGTTCTTTCGCAGAGAGCGCTAGGCTCGTTCAGGCGATTGGCGAGGTGAAAGGAGTGGGCGAGCACCCGCCCGCCGTGGACGTGCGGGAGGGCGGCGTGACCATCTGCCTGATCACCGTCGCGAACGACTACATGGGAATGACCCAGAGCGACCTTGAGCTCGCCCGGCAGATCTCGGCGGTGGCGCGAGGCCTTGGCTTCTCCGCCGACCCTGCCGCGGTCCAGTCCCTGCTCGTGATCCCGGGTGCGCCCGTCATTGCCGACGTGATGCCGTTCTGGCGGGCGATTCTCGGCTATGAGCCCCGCGCCGACAGCCCCGACGAGGACCTGGTCGATCCGCTGGGTCGCGGCCCCGCATTCTGGTTCGAGTCCATGGACGAGCCGCGTCCGGGAGGTGGTGGCGCCATCCATCTGGCGATCTGGGTGCCGCACGACCAGGCCGAGGCTCGCATCGCGGCCGCCCTCGCGGCCGGCGGCCGGATGGTTCGCGACGAGTTCGCGCCGTCGTGGTGGACGCTGGCCGATGCGGCGGGCAATGAGGCCGACATCGCCACCACGATGGGCCGCGACTAG
- a CDS encoding DUF4446 family protein: protein MPDLNRTLLDNLALILGVMGVLLIGLMVVAIVHSRRIRQASTSYRSLVSDSQGGSLQQLLDSHLGKVIEVGTKMEELSDLYQALEVRSRGSLQHVGIVRFNPFKDTGSDQSFAIALLDDRRDGIVLSSLHGRGQTRVFAKPVESGESTHQLSDEEAQAIRIAVEGGRPAPSAG, encoded by the coding sequence GTGCCCGACCTGAACCGCACCCTCCTCGACAACCTGGCGCTCATCCTCGGCGTCATGGGGGTCCTCCTCATCGGCCTCATGGTCGTGGCGATCGTCCATTCCAGGCGCATCCGGCAGGCCAGCACTTCTTACCGGTCGCTCGTCAGCGACAGCCAGGGCGGGTCGCTCCAGCAGCTGCTCGACAGCCATCTCGGCAAGGTCATCGAGGTGGGGACCAAGATGGAGGAGCTGTCGGATCTGTACCAGGCCCTCGAGGTGCGATCGCGCGGCAGCTTGCAGCATGTCGGGATCGTCCGCTTCAACCCCTTCAAGGACACCGGCTCTGACCAGAGCTTCGCGATCGCCCTGCTCGACGACCGTCGCGACGGGATCGTCCTGAGCAGCCTGCACGGGCGCGGGCAGACGCGGGTCTTTGCCAAGCCGGTCGAGAGCGGCGAGTCGACGCACCAGCTTTCAGACGAGGAGGCGCAGGCGATACGGATCGCGGTCGAGGGCGGGCGCCCGGCTCCCAGCGCCGGCTGA
- a CDS encoding ATP-dependent DNA helicase, whose amino-acid sequence MPVVVPSPNQIPIFEELVAPPRAARPHLRIQPPLLADLTPRQRKAVTHGEGPLLIVAGAGTGKTTVITRRIAWLIAEKLAKPSEILALTFTDRAALEMTERVDRLVPYGFTDTVISTFHAWGDRLLRDHAMEAGLSDRSTVLSRAEQVIFLREHLFELPLDRYRPLGDPTRFLHALVTLISRARDEDVAPSEYRALAERLVADAAATPDDAALAETAGQQAELVACYAAYEELMRRTDRIDFGDQVGLALRLLREHPAILEAERQRYRYILVDEFQDTNHAQFELVKLLAGSPTANLTVVGDDDQSIYRFRGAALSNILGFRAAFPSAPSVVLTDNFRSRQPILDAAYRLIRHNDPDRLEAREGLDKRLVARAHGRRKVGAESSIELLSFDTGSDEADAVAERIAASLRAGRRAGDYAILVRTNRDADPILRSLNMARVPWRFAGTAGLYRQPEVRLLVSFLRAVNDPGDSVSCYDLATSETFGLDPRDVTLALNAASRRRTSLETALRSAAADPGQAPFGKRPLEVVARLLASLDQHRGMSAERTTGELLYHFITSSGWLGRLAAEARQSGDERLANVARFFEIVRRQSSLLRDDRLPFLVAQLDTLIEAGDDPSTADVAADEGDAVHVLTYHRAKGLEFPTVIMLGLVDDRFPTRSRGDLLPFPADLVRETVPEGDHHLAEERRLFYVGMTRAREELVLTWARDYGGRSARRMSQFVLEALDLPPATPVESLRSSVAERLARNQHPVRQPTAATRPSLGDKPLTLSYGQVSDYLECPAKYRFGHLIRIPTPVSHQMVYGRALHAAVQAFHRRQMAHRPMALAELHAELDAAWESTGFLTRDHEEARRTAARDTLERFWNAQQADPATPSAIELEFAVPFGRDRVRGRYDRVDTDASGRVTIVDYKSSDVRDAATASRRARESLQLAIYGSAWEAQHGHPPDDLVLHFLESGIEGHSTPSPKRLAGAAEQVATAAEGIRAGSFNANPSPTRCGYCPFREICPDAIR is encoded by the coding sequence ATGCCAGTGGTGGTGCCGTCCCCGAACCAGATCCCGATCTTCGAGGAGCTGGTCGCCCCACCGCGCGCTGCTCGGCCGCACCTGCGCATCCAGCCGCCCCTGCTCGCGGACCTGACCCCCCGCCAGCGCAAGGCGGTGACGCACGGGGAGGGGCCGCTCCTGATCGTGGCCGGGGCGGGGACCGGCAAGACCACGGTCATCACGCGCCGGATTGCGTGGCTGATCGCAGAGAAGCTGGCCAAGCCCTCCGAGATCCTGGCGCTCACCTTCACCGATCGGGCCGCCCTAGAGATGACGGAGCGCGTCGATCGTCTCGTGCCCTACGGATTCACCGATACGGTCATCAGCACGTTCCACGCCTGGGGCGATCGGCTCCTCCGCGACCACGCCATGGAGGCCGGCCTCTCCGATCGTTCGACCGTCCTCTCACGGGCCGAGCAGGTGATCTTCCTGCGGGAGCACCTCTTCGAGCTGCCCCTGGACCGATACCGCCCGTTGGGCGACCCGACGCGCTTCCTGCACGCACTGGTGACCCTCATCAGCCGCGCCAGGGACGAGGACGTCGCTCCTTCGGAATACCGCGCCCTTGCCGAGCGCCTGGTCGCCGACGCGGCGGCGACCCCGGACGATGCCGCGCTGGCCGAGACGGCGGGCCAGCAGGCCGAGCTGGTGGCGTGCTACGCCGCCTACGAGGAGCTGATGCGGCGTACCGACCGGATCGACTTCGGGGACCAGGTGGGCCTGGCGCTTCGCCTGCTGCGGGAGCATCCGGCCATCCTCGAGGCGGAGCGGCAGCGCTATCGGTACATCCTGGTCGACGAGTTCCAGGACACGAATCATGCCCAGTTCGAGCTGGTCAAGCTGCTGGCCGGTTCGCCGACCGCCAACCTGACGGTGGTGGGCGACGACGACCAGAGCATCTATCGCTTCCGCGGCGCCGCCCTCTCCAACATCCTGGGCTTCCGAGCGGCCTTCCCCTCCGCGCCCAGCGTCGTGCTGACCGATAACTTCCGGAGCCGTCAGCCGATCCTGGACGCGGCCTACCGCCTCATCCGGCACAACGACCCGGACCGGCTCGAGGCACGCGAAGGGCTCGACAAGCGGCTGGTGGCGCGGGCCCATGGGCGTCGCAAGGTGGGAGCGGAGTCGAGCATCGAGCTGCTCTCGTTCGACACTGGATCCGACGAGGCCGATGCCGTCGCCGAGCGGATCGCCGCGTCGCTGCGGGCCGGTCGGCGCGCAGGCGATTACGCCATCCTGGTCCGCACCAATCGCGACGCGGACCCGATCCTGCGATCGCTGAACATGGCGCGGGTGCCATGGCGCTTCGCTGGCACAGCCGGCCTCTACCGCCAGCCGGAGGTCCGCCTGCTGGTCAGCTTCCTGCGGGCGGTGAACGATCCCGGGGACTCGGTCAGCTGCTACGACCTGGCCACCTCGGAGACGTTCGGGCTCGATCCGCGCGACGTGACCCTCGCCCTGAATGCGGCCTCGCGACGCCGCACCAGCCTCGAGACCGCGCTCCGCTCGGCCGCCGCGGATCCCGGGCAGGCCCCGTTCGGCAAGCGACCGCTCGAGGTCGTGGCGCGGCTCCTTGCCAGCCTTGACCAGCACCGCGGCATGAGCGCCGAGCGCACCACCGGCGAGCTGCTCTATCACTTCATCACCTCTTCGGGCTGGCTCGGCCGCCTCGCCGCCGAGGCGCGTCAGAGCGGCGACGAGCGGCTCGCCAACGTCGCGCGCTTCTTCGAGATCGTGCGGCGCCAATCGTCGCTGCTGCGCGATGATCGCCTCCCCTTCCTGGTCGCCCAGCTGGACACGCTGATCGAGGCGGGGGACGACCCTTCCACCGCCGACGTGGCCGCCGACGAGGGGGATGCCGTCCACGTCCTGACCTACCACCGGGCCAAGGGACTCGAATTCCCGACCGTGATCATGCTGGGCCTGGTTGACGACCGCTTCCCAACCAGATCCCGGGGCGATCTGCTGCCGTTTCCCGCCGACCTGGTGCGCGAGACGGTGCCGGAGGGCGACCACCATCTGGCCGAGGAGCGACGCCTCTTCTACGTCGGGATGACTCGCGCCAGGGAGGAGCTGGTGCTCACCTGGGCGCGCGACTACGGCGGACGCAGCGCGCGCCGGATGAGCCAGTTCGTGCTCGAGGCGCTCGACCTTCCCCCGGCCACGCCGGTCGAATCGCTGCGATCGTCCGTCGCCGAGCGGCTGGCGCGCAACCAGCACCCGGTCCGGCAGCCTACGGCAGCCACACGGCCCAGCCTGGGCGACAAGCCACTGACCCTGAGCTACGGGCAGGTCAGCGACTACCTCGAGTGCCCAGCCAAGTACCGGTTCGGCCACCTCATTCGGATTCCGACCCCGGTCTCGCACCAGATGGTCTATGGACGGGCGCTGCACGCCGCCGTGCAGGCATTCCACCGCCGACAGATGGCCCATCGGCCAATGGCGCTGGCGGAGCTCCACGCCGAGCTGGACGCCGCCTGGGAATCCACCGGCTTCCTGACCCGCGATCACGAGGAGGCACGCCGGACGGCGGCGCGGGACACCCTCGAGCGTTTCTGGAACGCGCAGCAGGCCGATCCCGCCACCCCGTCGGCCATCGAACTCGAATTCGCGGTGCCGTTCGGGCGCGACCGGGTGCGTGGCCGCTACGATCGGGTGGATACCGATGCCAGCGGGCGAGTCACCATCGTCGACTACAAGTCTAGCGACGTGCGGGATGCGGCAACGGCGTCGCGGCGCGCGCGCGAGTCCCTCCAGCTGGCGATCTACGGGTCCGCCTGGGAGGCGCAGCATGGCCATCCCCCCGACGACCTGGTGCTCCACTTCCTGGAGTCGGGGATCGAGGGACACAGCACGCCAAGCCCCAAGCGCCTGGCGGGCGCAGCCGAGCAGGTCGCCACCGCCGCCGAGGGGATCCGCGCCGGCAGCTTCAATGCGAACCCGTCACCCACCCGCTGCGGGTACTGTCCTTTCCGTGAGATCTGCCCCGACGCGATCCGATGA